The following proteins are encoded in a genomic region of Parachlamydiales bacterium:
- a CDS encoding amino acid ABC transporter ATP-binding protein gives MKLEISKLTKTFGPQKAISSMDLVLPDCQSLLFIGPSGSGKSTLLRLLAGLEYPNSGTMTINDQPIVYEEEALRKYRSSLGIVFQSWNLFPHLTALENIVLPLHRVHGLSKEEAIARSLELLRRFGLEKHAHKKPYALSGGQVQRIALIRAVSIQPKMLMLDEPTSALDPLMTAEVLDLIMELKKDEKDFVLVTHHLQFARKVADWVLFIAEGQIIEHGTPDSLFNHPKSPLVKEYMEKVLAY, from the coding sequence ATGAAACTTGAAATCTCTAAGTTAACAAAGACTTTTGGCCCTCAGAAGGCCATTTCATCGATGGATCTGGTTCTGCCTGACTGTCAATCGCTCCTATTTATCGGCCCTTCAGGCAGCGGTAAGTCCACATTACTTCGTCTTTTAGCGGGCTTGGAATATCCAAATAGCGGAACGATGACCATCAATGACCAACCTATTGTGTATGAGGAAGAAGCTCTCAGAAAATATCGGAGCAGCTTAGGCATCGTGTTCCAGTCATGGAATCTTTTCCCCCACCTGACAGCGTTAGAAAACATTGTTTTGCCTTTACATAGAGTCCACGGCCTAAGTAAAGAAGAGGCTATCGCTAGAAGCTTAGAGCTATTGCGACGCTTTGGGTTGGAAAAACATGCGCATAAGAAACCGTATGCCCTATCAGGAGGGCAAGTCCAAAGAATTGCGTTGATCCGGGCTGTTTCCATACAACCTAAAATGCTCATGCTCGATGAGCCTACATCCGCTTTGGATCCGCTGATGACAGCAGAGGTCTTGGACCTTATTATGGAATTAAAGAAAGATGAAAAAGATTTCGTCTTAGTGACGCATCATCTACAGTTTGCTCGGAAGGTAGCTGACTGGGTTTTGTTTATTGCAGAAGGGCAAATTATTGAACATGGCACCCCTGACAGCTTATTCAACCATCCTAAATCGCCTCTTGTCAAAGAGTATATGGAAAAAGTCTTGGCTTACTAG
- a CDS encoding DUF4442 domain-containing protein, whose translation MKAMKIKRKFIRFWNMWPPFLFSGIKIMHMSPDFREIRVKLKLRWWNANFVGTQYGGLLYSLADPFYMIMLLENLGPEYIVWDKTATIKFIKPGRTDVKANFVLEEADLEMVKKEVSEFGKTLFNKDIKILDLNNELIAVVSKTIYIKKKGD comes from the coding sequence ATGAAAGCGATGAAGATTAAAAGAAAATTCATTCGATTTTGGAACATGTGGCCTCCCTTTTTGTTTTCCGGAATAAAGATAATGCATATGTCACCGGACTTCAGGGAGATTCGGGTAAAGCTGAAGTTAAGATGGTGGAATGCCAACTTTGTGGGAACACAGTATGGAGGATTACTTTATTCACTAGCAGATCCTTTTTATATGATCATGCTTCTAGAGAATCTTGGCCCGGAATACATAGTGTGGGATAAGACTGCGACGATCAAGTTTATTAAACCCGGAAGAACGGATGTTAAAGCTAATTTTGTACTGGAGGAAGCTGATTTAGAGATGGTAAAAAAGGAAGTGTCAGAATTCGGAAAAACTTTATTTAACAAAGATATTAAAATATTGGATTTAAATAACGAACTAATTGCAGTGGTAAGCAAAACAATATACATTAAAAAGAAAGGTGATTGA
- a CDS encoding LuxR C-terminal-related transcriptional regulator → MLSWKEIVQGYLIKHSNQIKRVTQPLKDIFEITYFTYHRIDNKGKYTVLLDRPDWAEHYVSERIYLNDPYMRHPDVYSSGACLVCTHGSLEYRKKVLRAGKEYLNCDEGLLLIEKSPEYVEFFGFAGERAKCNLSLLYLNHQPLLKSFAEHFKAELHHLLYKQSLEGLLLSVEKKEDYFNSEQIAPKIHLKQQERFLRALKMDHHIRSFKQLTAQEKACARLLLQSLTARESGEKLLLSPRTVESYLNNAKNKLGCCTKKEFLENLRQLSELDLL, encoded by the coding sequence ATGCTTAGCTGGAAAGAAATTGTACAAGGTTACTTGATCAAACATTCAAACCAGATCAAGAGGGTCACTCAGCCCTTAAAAGACATTTTTGAAATTACTTATTTTACTTACCACCGCATCGACAATAAGGGAAAATACACTGTTCTTCTTGACCGTCCGGATTGGGCTGAGCACTATGTTTCAGAGCGGATTTATCTAAACGACCCTTATATGAGACACCCTGATGTCTATTCTTCCGGGGCGTGCTTGGTTTGCACGCATGGAAGCTTGGAATATCGAAAAAAAGTACTTCGTGCAGGTAAAGAGTACCTGAACTGCGATGAGGGTCTGCTTTTAATTGAAAAATCACCGGAATATGTCGAATTTTTCGGTTTTGCCGGAGAGCGGGCAAAATGCAATCTTTCCTTGCTCTATCTCAACCACCAGCCATTGTTAAAATCATTTGCTGAACATTTTAAAGCAGAGCTGCATCATTTATTATATAAGCAATCCCTGGAAGGGTTATTACTGTCTGTAGAGAAAAAGGAAGATTACTTTAACTCTGAACAAATAGCCCCTAAAATCCATTTAAAACAACAAGAGCGCTTCTTGCGAGCATTGAAAATGGATCACCATATCCGTTCTTTCAAACAGCTTACAGCCCAGGAAAAGGCTTGCGCTAGATTATTACTCCAAAGCTTGACTGCACGAGAAAGTGGAGAGAAACTATTACTTTCTCCACGTACCGTAGAGTCCTATCTTAATAATGCAAAAAATAAGCTGGGTTGCTGTACTAAAAAAGAATTTTTGGAGAATCTTCGCCAACTTTCAGAATTGGATTTATTATAG
- a CDS encoding DedA family protein → MEAIQDHQAITEWLLSYGSIAIFFLLVLGIIALPVPEDTLMILTGILIAKGSLEPKETLLAAYAGSMCGITTSYFIGRSAGMYFINRFGSWVGLTPAKVEIAHSWFQKFGKWTLVVGYFIAGVRHFTGFFAGMTYLDFRQFALFAYTGAFIWVSTFVALGYFFGHYVFELVEDITFGPDLIMTTIIVLIFIGLSIFFHRKNGNGDIEK, encoded by the coding sequence ATGGAAGCTATTCAAGATCATCAAGCAATTACCGAGTGGCTGCTCAGCTATGGAAGTATAGCCATATTTTTTCTACTAGTCCTAGGAATTATCGCATTGCCTGTTCCCGAAGACACATTGATGATTCTTACCGGCATCTTGATTGCTAAAGGATCGCTTGAACCTAAAGAAACTCTGCTCGCCGCGTACGCAGGCAGTATGTGCGGAATTACCACAAGTTACTTCATCGGTCGATCGGCAGGCATGTATTTTATTAACAGATTTGGCAGCTGGGTGGGCTTGACTCCAGCTAAAGTTGAAATCGCCCACTCCTGGTTTCAAAAATTTGGCAAATGGACCCTTGTTGTAGGGTATTTTATTGCAGGTGTGCGCCATTTTACAGGCTTTTTTGCCGGCATGACGTATCTTGATTTCAGGCAGTTTGCATTATTCGCCTACACAGGGGCTTTCATCTGGGTCAGCACTTTTGTTGCTCTAGGGTATTTCTTCGGACATTATGTCTTTGAACTTGTGGAAGATATTACTTTTGGCCCCGATCTCATTATGACGACGATAATTGTACTCATATTCATTGGCCTTAGCATCTTCTTTCATCGGAAAAATGGGAATGGGGATATCGAAAAGTAA
- a CDS encoding transporter substrate-binding domain-containing protein — MIRFILLFLLLPLALTCKEKALKVGMELAYPPFETICPDGLPCGISVDIAKDLGKYLHRKTVIENIPFIGLVPSLKTEKIDAIISSMTITPGRKRSINFSMPYATIGLSLLISEDSTVHGIEDVNKEGMKVVVKSGTSGEVYAAKNLPLARIRILDKESMCVLEVVQGKADVFIYDQLSIYRNWQRNLSTTRVNLKSFQNEYWGIGIAKDNPELLSEVNSFIEEYHKKDRFNKLAKKYLSKELSAFKELEIPFIF; from the coding sequence ATGATCCGATTTATTCTACTTTTTCTTTTACTGCCCTTGGCTTTGACCTGTAAGGAAAAGGCTTTAAAGGTTGGCATGGAGCTAGCCTATCCCCCTTTCGAAACTATATGTCCTGATGGATTGCCTTGCGGTATCAGCGTAGATATTGCCAAAGACTTAGGTAAATATCTCCATCGGAAAACTGTAATTGAGAATATCCCCTTCATAGGGTTAGTTCCGTCATTGAAAACGGAGAAAATTGATGCAATCATTTCTTCTATGACGATCACACCCGGAAGAAAACGCTCCATCAATTTTTCCATGCCCTATGCCACTATTGGATTGAGCCTATTAATTAGCGAGGACTCCACTGTCCATGGGATTGAAGATGTAAATAAAGAAGGGATGAAAGTTGTTGTTAAATCCGGTACAAGTGGTGAAGTCTATGCAGCCAAAAACCTTCCCCTAGCAAGAATCCGCATATTAGATAAAGAATCGATGTGTGTTTTAGAAGTTGTCCAGGGAAAAGCTGATGTTTTTATCTATGATCAGCTATCCATTTATAGAAATTGGCAGCGCAATCTCTCTACTACTCGTGTGAACTTAAAATCTTTTCAAAATGAATATTGGGGTATTGGCATTGCCAAAGACAATCCCGAATTACTCTCTGAAGTCAATTCTTTCATTGAAGAGTATCACAAAAAAGATAGATTTAACAAACTGGCAAAAAAATATCTCTCCAAAGAATTAAGTGCCTTTAAAGAATTAGAAATCCCATTTATATTTTGA
- a CDS encoding aquaporin — translation MKYVYEFIGTFFLVLTVGLAVLAGPATALFAPLAIGSVLAVMVYAGGHISGGHYNPAVSFAVYLRGKLSHVDLVYYWIAQLLAAVVAAYLAIYLTGNKFAATLDLDVVRSLIVEFLFTFALCFVVLNVATAKATTGNSYFGFAIGFIVLVGAYTVGAISSGAFNPAVALGAVILKAVSWKSLWVYILGNLAGGAAAAFTFKAAHPNE, via the coding sequence ATGAAATATGTCTACGAATTTATAGGCACCTTCTTTCTAGTCCTTACCGTAGGACTAGCTGTGCTTGCCGGCCCTGCTACAGCTCTTTTTGCCCCCCTCGCCATAGGATCAGTCTTGGCCGTTATGGTTTATGCCGGTGGTCATATTTCTGGAGGTCACTATAACCCAGCTGTCTCTTTTGCAGTATATCTTCGCGGTAAACTTTCTCACGTCGACCTAGTTTACTATTGGATAGCCCAGTTATTAGCAGCAGTTGTTGCAGCCTATCTAGCTATCTATCTTACAGGAAATAAATTTGCAGCTACGCTCGACTTGGATGTTGTAAGATCTCTAATTGTAGAGTTCCTATTTACTTTCGCTCTCTGCTTTGTCGTCCTCAACGTAGCAACAGCAAAAGCTACTACAGGCAATTCTTATTTTGGTTTTGCCATTGGCTTTATCGTATTAGTGGGTGCTTATACTGTCGGTGCAATCTCCAGCGGTGCATTCAACCCTGCAGTTGCTTTAGGTGCTGTTATCTTGAAAGCTGTTTCCTGGAAAAGCTTATGGGTCTACATCCTAGGCAACCTAGCCGGCGGAGCTGCTGCAGCCTTTACATTTAAAGCTGCTCATCCTAACGAATAA
- a CDS encoding NAD(P)-binding domain-containing protein, whose translation MKNEALEILKEKIFQQLDCIEFPPASWIINPQKNMDVAVIGAGMAGISAAFALLKQGIVNFQIFETAKEGEEGPWTTYARMNLLRSGKELTGPAYDFPLLTFRAWYEAQFGENGWEKLYKIPRAQWMQYLIWFREVLNLPVNNGFPIQKIDYDGSNMQLFSNGRVATASKIILATGRGSAQIPAFMSDVPKKYYAHTLESIDFKLLINKRLGVVGAGASAFDAAATALEAGAASATIVIRHEDIPRVNKSASLIYPGFLEGYYYLTDKQKIEFMREIRSDGTPPPHEAIERISKQPHFHFERGAEVEAVQVKDEKIQLETAKGTKSFDYLILATGFINVVPSQPLLTPFVDDFFSWKDKEPTSNPKFNGAPYLGPHFQLIPKTNSNREFLKNIYCFNHSAALSHGIISSDIPGIGIGAHRLARGIVIDFFTQNSTAYFQQLRQFKTLELPYELI comes from the coding sequence ATGAAAAACGAAGCATTAGAAATCCTAAAAGAAAAAATTTTTCAGCAGTTGGATTGTATAGAATTTCCCCCTGCTTCTTGGATAATCAATCCGCAAAAAAATATGGATGTAGCAGTTATTGGAGCCGGAATGGCCGGAATTTCCGCAGCTTTTGCCCTACTTAAACAGGGGATTGTAAACTTTCAAATTTTCGAGACTGCAAAGGAAGGCGAAGAGGGCCCTTGGACAACTTATGCCAGAATGAATCTTTTGCGCTCAGGCAAAGAGCTGACAGGGCCCGCCTATGACTTTCCTTTACTAACGTTTAGGGCTTGGTATGAAGCTCAATTTGGAGAAAACGGGTGGGAGAAACTCTATAAAATTCCAAGAGCACAATGGATGCAGTACTTGATTTGGTTTAGAGAAGTGTTGAATTTGCCGGTAAATAACGGTTTTCCCATACAAAAAATCGATTACGACGGGTCAAATATGCAGTTGTTTTCGAATGGAAGGGTCGCGACTGCCAGCAAGATTATTTTAGCAACAGGACGAGGCAGTGCACAAATCCCCGCTTTTATGAGTGACGTTCCCAAAAAATATTATGCTCACACGTTAGAAAGCATTGATTTTAAGTTACTTATAAATAAAAGGTTAGGGGTTGTGGGGGCTGGCGCATCCGCTTTTGACGCTGCAGCCACAGCCTTAGAAGCAGGCGCTGCATCCGCAACTATCGTCATACGCCATGAAGATATCCCCAGAGTTAACAAAAGTGCCTCATTAATCTACCCTGGATTTCTGGAAGGTTACTATTACCTGACAGATAAACAAAAAATAGAATTCATGCGTGAGATCCGCAGCGATGGCACTCCGCCTCCGCATGAAGCAATAGAGCGAATTTCAAAACAGCCTCACTTTCATTTTGAGAGGGGAGCAGAAGTGGAAGCTGTACAGGTGAAAGACGAAAAAATTCAGTTAGAGACTGCCAAGGGGACTAAAAGCTTCGATTATCTTATTCTTGCAACAGGATTTATCAACGTTGTTCCATCACAGCCATTATTAACGCCATTTGTTGATGATTTCTTTTCGTGGAAGGATAAGGAGCCCACCTCAAATCCTAAGTTTAATGGCGCCCCTTACTTAGGTCCCCATTTTCAATTGATTCCTAAGACAAATAGCAATCGAGAGTTTCTTAAGAACATTTATTGTTTCAACCATAGCGCAGCTCTAAGCCACGGGATAATCAGCAGCGACATACCGGGTATAGGAATTGGCGCCCATAGATTAGCTCGAGGGATAGTGATAGACTTTTTCACGCAGAATAGCACAGCCTACTTTCAGCAATTGCGCCAATTTAAAACCTTGGAACTGCCTTATGAGTTAATATAG
- a CDS encoding protein-tyrosine phosphatase family protein, with protein MSPGLNLSPQSLSHLFQNGEVEIIGKGTKNFDELMKDKDFLSNPDLYPAALAAINNHKDASDIRTVVRAYEVLHCNEVTSLPINSSSFFSFLYTGTYHNALQTCENIFKQDFAAFVEARSQTPAKDVNLEKKLSRHIGPIEHTLKALGLDKGDWEDLKMALAQDRENDAIKLWNNILATVRDITSIRSTHAVEVFLLNPTEYILNNRPSSNEQATFQAYYFEMEEKATAPALKDQFAGLQIAYVQNNPELLRNEAVNFSSTVRGSYGKRNINGSNPGEIIPVPLGKNIYLAAKTPAPAHQEQFFKELSKQNTSLIVDLRNALEEEKSFIPSLVGEEREISPHMKIKLLSSEDENIPALPEDMQYFTKAVIEVNSSGKPAKTYTVFRLRNWNGSLDAPPNLDAFRHLSQYVVQWEKDHSGKVAVVSTNDNKRTPEFILYHHYNKTGEISSDEYGKHAYSKGVLPSHMHLVIGKEAKASSYIGSSSRVSFIATNISAQIAKFDPNFQNILEEKIKNFIGDKAPENIRIENNLYLFCNKASAESFKRLQYLMQEGISFEKFAQIASTQLSIHSKDPESLLALINKPEFLVCFPDYKEDENILYSYISAKLKHEGRSYGVKDVIQEFLKTAGNRIPLWAVQNFRNELIKKIQEDFSVYSQLSAEEKELVHTPELFKTFRLENIHLLPLDLGPKLPFLNNTALVSLLPDEVRKNLSAEQWSQVINSNSFNKLGANALEYVPEELLTLDVLEGMDPPIVFDLVRIRDIDENKMNSLIDTFQVKGSPKYDIPKDNAIIVAMLPTAVACHKEISALCQQVEKEPDNVWSILPGIYESLAREQDLFHRYGVSLQDALGNNLINSSHRNELVQANKVFALAGETQPSKEQFDLLRKFVHEHPEATYLNSLVSRWEGDDNFMLSLVNNKDICLTDYLKGEKLFNFVQAKGKEITKMHLENISGEDVVKLLTLCPYLISLRVNNCNISNKETVEIAEKFKKWELITLDLSNNPIGPHGIDALVDNFDYLRKVENLQLTDNVYMVKISAMKIVDNLPKLVGLKKLDIGNNNLPPINKEEINKRLASLEGLQFNLENKR; from the coding sequence ATGTCTCCAGGATTAAACTTATCGCCGCAAAGTTTATCTCACCTATTTCAAAATGGAGAGGTTGAAATCATCGGTAAAGGAACGAAAAATTTCGATGAGCTTATGAAAGACAAGGATTTTTTAAGTAATCCTGATTTATATCCCGCAGCCCTCGCCGCCATAAATAATCATAAAGATGCTTCAGACATTAGAACTGTAGTGAGAGCCTATGAAGTTTTGCATTGCAATGAAGTGACCAGTCTACCCATTAATTCCAGCAGCTTTTTCAGTTTTCTTTATACAGGTACCTACCATAATGCACTTCAAACATGCGAAAATATATTTAAACAAGATTTTGCAGCGTTTGTAGAAGCTCGTTCCCAGACCCCTGCAAAAGATGTGAACCTTGAGAAGAAGCTATCCAGACATATAGGACCGATAGAGCATACTTTGAAGGCCTTAGGTTTAGATAAAGGTGATTGGGAAGATCTAAAAATGGCCTTAGCACAAGATAGAGAAAATGACGCCATTAAACTCTGGAATAACATTTTAGCCACAGTTCGAGATATTACTTCTATTCGGAGTACCCACGCAGTTGAAGTATTCCTGCTAAACCCTACGGAATATATCTTAAATAACCGGCCTAGCTCAAATGAACAGGCAACATTTCAAGCCTATTATTTTGAAATGGAAGAAAAAGCTACTGCACCGGCTTTGAAAGATCAGTTTGCAGGGTTACAGATCGCATATGTTCAGAATAATCCTGAATTGCTGAGAAATGAGGCTGTAAATTTCTCTAGCACTGTTCGAGGTAGCTACGGCAAGAGGAATATAAATGGATCCAATCCAGGAGAAATTATCCCTGTTCCTTTAGGTAAAAACATCTATTTAGCAGCAAAAACACCGGCTCCCGCACATCAAGAACAGTTCTTCAAAGAGTTGAGTAAGCAGAATACCTCTTTGATCGTAGATTTAAGAAACGCCTTGGAGGAAGAAAAGTCATTTATTCCATCCCTTGTTGGTGAAGAAAGGGAAATTTCTCCTCATATGAAGATAAAACTGCTCAGTTCTGAAGATGAGAATATCCCTGCGTTGCCTGAAGACATGCAATATTTCACTAAAGCGGTGATTGAAGTTAACTCAAGTGGAAAGCCTGCAAAAACTTATACCGTTTTTAGGCTTAGAAATTGGAATGGTTCTTTAGATGCTCCTCCAAATTTAGATGCCTTTCGGCATCTAAGCCAGTATGTTGTCCAATGGGAAAAAGACCACTCCGGAAAAGTAGCTGTGGTAAGTACCAATGACAATAAACGCACCCCTGAATTTATTTTGTATCATCATTATAATAAAACAGGAGAAATCTCCTCAGATGAATATGGAAAGCACGCTTATTCTAAGGGTGTACTTCCAAGTCATATGCATTTAGTTATAGGAAAAGAGGCAAAAGCCTCTTCTTATATCGGATCTAGTAGTAGGGTATCCTTTATCGCTACTAACATATCTGCTCAAATAGCTAAATTTGATCCTAATTTTCAAAATATTTTAGAGGAAAAGATAAAAAATTTCATTGGAGATAAGGCTCCCGAAAATATACGCATAGAGAATAATTTATATTTATTTTGTAATAAAGCCTCTGCTGAATCATTTAAAAGGCTGCAATACCTTATGCAAGAAGGCATCTCATTTGAAAAATTTGCCCAGATTGCTTCCACTCAATTATCAATCCACTCCAAGGATCCGGAATCGTTATTAGCCCTCATAAACAAACCTGAATTCTTAGTGTGCTTCCCAGACTATAAAGAAGATGAAAACATCTTATATTCGTATATAAGTGCAAAGCTTAAACATGAGGGACGTTCTTATGGAGTGAAGGATGTGATACAAGAATTCCTTAAAACTGCGGGGAACCGGATTCCCCTTTGGGCAGTTCAGAATTTCAGAAATGAACTCATAAAAAAAATACAGGAGGACTTTAGTGTATATTCTCAGCTAAGTGCTGAAGAGAAGGAGCTAGTGCACACGCCTGAATTATTTAAAACATTCAGACTCGAAAACATCCACTTACTCCCCCTAGATCTAGGCCCTAAGCTTCCATTTCTAAATAACACTGCCCTAGTTTCCCTTTTACCGGATGAAGTTAGAAAAAATTTAAGCGCTGAGCAGTGGTCCCAAGTTATTAATTCAAATAGTTTCAATAAACTGGGTGCTAATGCCTTGGAGTATGTGCCTGAAGAGCTGTTAACTTTAGATGTTTTGGAGGGAATGGATCCACCTATAGTCTTCGACTTGGTAAGAATTAGGGATATTGATGAAAATAAGATGAACAGCTTGATAGATACTTTTCAAGTAAAAGGGTCCCCTAAATATGATATTCCAAAAGATAATGCTATTATTGTAGCTATGCTTCCAACGGCGGTAGCGTGTCACAAAGAAATTTCAGCTTTATGTCAACAAGTTGAAAAGGAACCAGACAATGTATGGAGTATTCTACCCGGTATTTATGAATCCTTAGCAAGGGAACAGGATTTATTTCATCGCTATGGAGTGTCTCTACAAGACGCATTAGGCAACAATTTAATAAATAGCAGCCACCGCAATGAGTTAGTTCAGGCTAATAAAGTCTTCGCACTTGCCGGAGAAACGCAGCCCTCCAAAGAGCAGTTTGATCTATTAAGAAAGTTTGTTCATGAGCATCCAGAGGCTACTTATCTCAACTCCCTCGTTAGTAGATGGGAGGGTGACGATAACTTTATGCTTTCTTTGGTCAACAATAAGGATATTTGCTTAACAGATTACCTTAAAGGTGAGAAATTATTTAATTTTGTGCAAGCGAAGGGTAAGGAAATCACAAAGATGCATCTTGAGAATATTAGTGGAGAAGATGTCGTAAAGCTTCTTACTCTCTGTCCCTATTTGATCTCCTTAAGGGTAAATAACTGTAACATAAGTAATAAGGAGACTGTGGAAATAGCAGAGAAATTTAAAAAATGGGAATTGATCACCTTAGATCTTAGTAACAACCCTATTGGACCGCATGGCATAGATGCCTTAGTAGATAATTTTGACTACCTAAGAAAGGTCGAAAACTTGCAACTTACAGATAACGTATACATGGTAAAAATTAGTGCTATGAAGATTGTGGACAATCTACCAAAGTTAGTTGGTCTTAAAAAACTTGATATCGGAAACAATAATCTCCCTCCCATAAATAAAGAAGAGATAAATAAAAGGCTTGCTAGCTTAGAAGGTCTACAATTTAATCTAGAAAACAAACGATAA
- a CDS encoding glycosyltransferase family 25 protein has translation MTNRKLKHFEPIYYINLERSPERKAYMEEQFAQWGVENYTRIEALDGLRSGLRSYLDGDYPRNVLMKEMACTISHLKAIHHWLMTSKTSYAIICEDDLDMSTVEVWPFTWKELMDHLPYDWDVVQLVITNPDNFTMNIHARFEKDYGTVCYVITRHYAEKLMKLHVHGDRYKLDYTVRPRAVSDELIYNAGKTYSIPVFLYNVDFGSSIHSWHNGKHQLCREAYHKWWFDPDVKHTADPFFRL, from the coding sequence ATGACGAACCGTAAGCTTAAGCATTTTGAACCGATCTATTATATCAATTTGGAGCGTAGTCCGGAGCGCAAGGCTTACATGGAAGAGCAATTCGCTCAATGGGGTGTGGAAAATTATACACGGATCGAGGCACTGGACGGGTTAAGAAGTGGGTTGAGAAGTTATCTAGATGGGGACTACCCTCGCAATGTTTTAATGAAAGAGATGGCTTGCACTATCTCGCATCTAAAAGCTATTCATCATTGGTTGATGACCTCAAAAACTTCTTACGCCATTATTTGCGAGGACGATCTCGATATGTCCACGGTGGAGGTATGGCCCTTTACTTGGAAAGAGTTGATGGATCACTTGCCCTATGATTGGGATGTGGTCCAGCTGGTCATTACCAATCCTGACAACTTCACAATGAATATCCACGCCCGATTTGAGAAAGATTATGGAACAGTTTGCTACGTCATCACACGACATTATGCAGAAAAGCTTATGAAACTGCATGTGCATGGGGACAGATATAAATTAGACTATACCGTTCGTCCAAGAGCTGTTTCAGACGAGCTGATTTATAATGCTGGCAAGACTTATTCTATTCCTGTCTTCCTTTATAATGTGGATTTTGGCTCTAGCATCCACTCGTGGCATAATGGTAAGCATCAGTTATGCCGGGAAGCCTATCATAAGTGGTGGTTTGATCCAGATGTTAAGCATACTGCAGACCCCTTTTTTAGGTTGTAA
- a CDS encoding amino acid ABC transporter permease — MNKFLVAIQIFLGVALVSFTLFLLLSLGNLQWSEVWAYRKVFWNGWKNTVYISVCSLGLSLAIGIFTALLRRSGIPLAVFLSRFFVELIRGTPLLVQILFFYYVVAHQVGLENRFIAGIIILSIFHAAYIAEMIRTGIENVSATQLESAHAIGLTTFQSYRFVIFPQAIRQVTPPLAGQFASIIKDSSLLSIIGINELTNSAQQVNSATYSTLESFFPLALGYLILTLPISLLSKKLENRFHYET, encoded by the coding sequence ATGAATAAGTTTTTAGTAGCCATTCAAATTTTCTTAGGTGTAGCACTCGTAAGCTTCACGTTATTTCTTCTTCTATCCTTGGGGAATCTCCAATGGAGCGAGGTGTGGGCATATCGAAAAGTTTTCTGGAACGGATGGAAAAATACAGTCTATATCTCAGTTTGTAGTTTAGGTCTTAGCCTGGCTATTGGGATATTTACAGCTTTACTTAGACGCTCCGGCATTCCTTTAGCTGTTTTCCTTTCTAGATTTTTTGTGGAGCTAATCCGTGGGACGCCTCTGCTAGTGCAGATACTATTTTTCTATTACGTAGTAGCACATCAAGTCGGCTTAGAGAACCGTTTTATTGCAGGCATTATCATCCTTTCTATTTTCCATGCGGCCTATATTGCCGAAATGATCCGCACAGGGATTGAGAACGTGAGCGCAACCCAGCTTGAATCTGCGCATGCTATCGGACTGACGACATTTCAAAGCTACCGCTTTGTAATTTTTCCCCAAGCCATTAGGCAAGTCACGCCCCCCCTAGCAGGGCAATTTGCCTCTATCATCAAAGATTCTTCTCTTTTGTCTATCATCGGCATTAATGAGTTGACCAACAGCGCCCAGCAGGTCAACAGTGCTACTTATAGTACTTTAGAAAGCTTTTTCCCGCTTGCTTTAGGATATTTAATATTGACGCTGCCCATATCGCTGTTAAGTAAAAAGCTTGAAAATAGATTCCATTATGAAACTTGA